One window of Peteryoungia desertarenae genomic DNA carries:
- a CDS encoding NAD(P)/FAD-dependent oxidoreductase produces the protein MAMNYDVAIIGAGAAGMMAALRAGQKGRRVILLDHAKAPGEKIRISGGGRCNFTNIHASAKNFLSENRHFCKSALARFTPSDFIAMVDRHKIAWHEKTLGQLFCDNSAKDIIRMLLDEMHAGKVDMRLGCEISDVARNIDGFILRTSEGAIAASALVIASGGKSIPKMGATGFAYRIAEQFGLAVTETRPALVPLTLEPNLLGDVAPLSGVSVDAIVSHGKTSFREAMLFTHRGLSGPAILQISSYWREGDEIHLSLEPELAILDLLKSARKDNGKQAVQTVLAQYLPKRLAQYLTERLEMTRPLADQSDRAFLSLEASIRRWAIKPAGTEGYRTAEVTLGGVDTRQLDSKTMMANSVPGLFFIGECVDVTGWLGGYNFQWAWASGHACGESL, from the coding sequence ATGGCCATGAACTACGACGTCGCGATCATCGGAGCCGGTGCCGCCGGCATGATGGCGGCCTTGCGAGCCGGCCAGAAGGGCCGCCGCGTCATCCTTCTTGACCATGCAAAGGCTCCTGGCGAGAAGATTCGCATTTCAGGCGGAGGCCGCTGCAATTTCACCAACATTCACGCATCCGCCAAGAATTTTCTCTCTGAAAACCGACATTTCTGCAAATCCGCGCTGGCCCGTTTCACTCCGTCCGATTTCATCGCGATGGTCGACCGCCACAAGATCGCATGGCACGAAAAGACGCTCGGCCAGCTTTTTTGCGACAACAGCGCGAAGGACATCATCCGGATGCTCCTGGACGAAATGCATGCGGGCAAGGTGGATATGAGGCTCGGTTGCGAAATCAGCGACGTTGCCAGGAATATTGATGGGTTCATTTTGCGCACCAGCGAAGGGGCGATTGCCGCCTCAGCTCTCGTTATCGCATCCGGTGGCAAATCGATTCCCAAGATGGGCGCGACGGGTTTTGCCTATCGCATCGCAGAACAATTCGGTCTTGCCGTGACGGAGACCCGGCCAGCGCTGGTGCCTCTGACGCTTGAGCCTAATCTTCTAGGTGACGTTGCACCTCTTTCCGGTGTCTCCGTCGACGCCATTGTGAGCCATGGAAAGACCAGCTTCCGCGAGGCTATGCTGTTTACCCATCGTGGGCTCTCCGGTCCGGCAATCCTGCAGATTTCCAGCTACTGGCGTGAGGGGGACGAAATCCATTTGTCGCTGGAACCTGAACTCGCCATTCTCGACCTTCTGAAATCTGCGCGAAAAGACAACGGAAAACAGGCCGTCCAGACTGTTCTGGCCCAGTATCTGCCCAAGCGTCTTGCCCAATACCTGACGGAGCGGCTTGAGATGACCCGACCTCTGGCAGACCAGTCAGATCGTGCATTTTTGTCGCTTGAAGCAAGCATCCGTCGCTGGGCCATCAAACCGGCAGGCACCGAGGGCTATCGAACGGCCGAAGTGACGCTTGGTGGCGTGGATACGCGTCAGCTCGACAGCAAAACAATGATGGCCAATTCTGTTCCCGGGCTCTTCTTCATCGGCGAATGCGTCGATGTCACTGGCTGGTTGGGAGGCTATAACTTTCAGTGGGCCTGGGCGTCAGGCCATGCCTGTGGTGAAAGCCTCTAG
- a CDS encoding methyl-accepting chemotaxis protein, with amino-acid sequence MLIDQILSRFSISTKVMAFVVPFVLSITAVGLMGLYASGMLQHRMEISNGTMRSLNGFRNLNASMGEFLNQTSEETRNTVTTQLQEQKASLQANLSEIGDDGTGRNFLDDALNGTSEVSEKIDHLWQLYQSEVEISASINDKLKGLMAQQIRLADEAEKMQRQVISGETDAKSALREADRLTAGAVHLKAVADEFAAAGFPAQQFPLLEKQIPELVKTQRRINTALPAEHKDLGKELKATTDELKAIVAAGDFGPDAGSAASALVSRLGAFEDILRTGAAQKSALAIERFSAVETMAVQANEMVRGSGKLVNDLYDLRLSAATFLLKKDEQSRDPVLRQIKLVGDNLTVLGGSIPDKAFYNALTNSVTPLLAGLTEDTARLVATSADRLTRFNEASDTMDRIWASLTSFADMQKDVAGSESQEANMLSISTMIVGVILAVIGGVALVLTLQRPITRITQTMQRLAEGDLEAGIAGDKRGDEIGAMARALGVFKHNAHNKIQIEAARQREQQQAEAERRRNDEEKQTLDAQIDHAVTQLAGALERLANGDISFEIEGHFHGRLERLRTDFNLSLARLRDTMQQIAGNVGMIQNNGRQMAQSAVDLARRTEQQAASLEETAAAVDEITAAVRSSSERAEQVNGVVREAKQNADESAKVVGSAISAMGRIEEASAQISNIIGVIDEIAFQTNLLALNAGVEAARAGEAGKGFAVVAQEVRELAQRSAGAAKEIKALINRSAEEVANGSTHVQQTGEVLSRIGTQIAAISEHVESIAATSREQSGALQEVNGAVGRMDQMTQQNAAMVEEATAATQDLSSQTDALRDLIAQFRIEADRSMGSRAA; translated from the coding sequence ATGCTGATCGACCAAATCCTATCCAGATTCTCGATTTCTACGAAAGTTATGGCCTTCGTCGTACCTTTTGTTCTGTCGATAACGGCTGTTGGTCTCATGGGGCTTTATGCCTCCGGCATGTTGCAGCATCGAATGGAGATATCCAACGGCACCATGCGGTCGCTGAACGGCTTCAGGAATCTCAATGCCAGCATGGGAGAGTTCCTGAACCAGACATCCGAAGAGACTCGGAACACGGTGACAACCCAGCTGCAAGAGCAAAAAGCCAGCCTTCAGGCCAATCTATCAGAGATCGGCGATGACGGAACCGGTCGCAACTTCCTTGATGATGCCTTAAACGGAACCTCCGAGGTGAGCGAAAAGATCGACCACCTATGGCAGCTCTATCAGTCCGAGGTTGAGATTTCGGCTTCGATCAACGATAAACTGAAAGGCCTCATGGCCCAGCAGATCCGGTTGGCTGACGAAGCAGAAAAGATGCAGCGCCAGGTCATTTCCGGCGAAACCGATGCCAAATCGGCTCTTCGGGAGGCAGATCGCCTGACAGCGGGTGCCGTGCATTTGAAGGCTGTTGCGGACGAGTTTGCCGCAGCTGGTTTCCCGGCTCAGCAGTTCCCACTGCTCGAAAAGCAGATCCCCGAATTGGTCAAAACCCAACGCAGAATCAACACGGCACTTCCGGCTGAACACAAGGATCTGGGCAAGGAGCTGAAAGCGACCACCGATGAGCTGAAAGCAATCGTGGCTGCGGGCGACTTCGGCCCCGATGCGGGTTCAGCCGCCTCGGCCTTGGTGTCCCGCCTCGGCGCCTTCGAGGATATCTTGCGGACCGGCGCCGCGCAAAAGAGCGCCTTGGCGATCGAGCGTTTCTCCGCTGTTGAGACCATGGCCGTCCAGGCCAATGAAATGGTGCGCGGCAGTGGCAAGCTCGTCAATGATCTCTACGATTTGCGGCTTTCGGCAGCCACCTTCCTTTTGAAGAAAGACGAACAGAGCCGGGACCCTGTTTTGCGGCAGATCAAGCTGGTGGGTGATAATCTCACCGTTCTCGGCGGGAGCATTCCGGACAAGGCTTTCTATAACGCCCTGACGAATTCGGTCACTCCTTTGCTGGCAGGCCTCACGGAAGACACCGCTCGCCTCGTTGCAACCAGTGCCGACAGGCTGACACGTTTCAACGAAGCGAGTGATACGATGGACCGCATCTGGGCCTCGCTGACATCATTTGCCGACATGCAGAAGGATGTGGCTGGCAGCGAAAGCCAGGAAGCCAACATGCTCTCCATTTCCACGATGATCGTGGGTGTCATTCTCGCCGTGATCGGCGGTGTGGCGTTGGTTCTTACCCTGCAGCGACCTATTACTCGCATTACACAAACAATGCAGCGTCTGGCGGAAGGCGATCTCGAGGCGGGTATCGCGGGCGACAAGCGAGGCGATGAAATTGGCGCTATGGCCCGCGCGCTTGGCGTCTTCAAGCATAACGCCCATAACAAGATCCAGATCGAAGCTGCGCGTCAGCGCGAACAGCAGCAGGCGGAAGCCGAGCGCCGTCGCAACGACGAGGAGAAGCAGACCCTGGATGCGCAGATCGACCATGCCGTCACGCAATTGGCCGGCGCTTTGGAGCGGCTCGCGAATGGCGATATCTCCTTCGAGATAGAAGGACATTTCCATGGGCGGCTTGAGCGATTGAGGACAGATTTCAATCTGTCGCTGGCCCGACTCCGTGACACCATGCAGCAGATCGCGGGCAATGTGGGAATGATCCAGAACAATGGACGCCAGATGGCCCAGTCCGCAGTGGATCTGGCCCGCCGCACCGAACAGCAGGCTGCATCTTTGGAAGAGACCGCCGCGGCAGTGGACGAAATCACTGCAGCCGTTCGTTCGTCTTCGGAACGAGCCGAGCAGGTGAACGGCGTTGTGCGTGAGGCAAAGCAGAACGCGGATGAATCTGCCAAAGTGGTCGGCAGTGCCATCTCCGCCATGGGGCGGATCGAAGAGGCATCTGCCCAGATTTCCAACATCATCGGGGTGATCGACGAAATCGCCTTCCAGACCAACCTCCTGGCGTTGAATGCAGGGGTTGAGGCTGCGCGTGCCGGTGAAGCCGGCAAGGGCTTCGCGGTGGTTGCGCAGGAAGTGCGCGAACTTGCGCAACGTTCGGCGGGCGCTGCCAAGGAAATCAAGGCTCTCATCAACCGTTCTGCCGAAGAGGTTGCCAACGGCTCTACGCATGTCCAGCAGACCGGTGAGGTGTTGTCGCGGATTGGAACGCAGATTGCAGCCATCAGCGAACATGTTGAAAGCATCGCCGCGACCAGCCGCGAGCAATCGGGTGCGCTGCAGGAGGTCAATGGTGCCGTTGGCCGAATGGACCAGATGACGCAGCAGAATGCAGCTATGGTCGAGGAGGCGACGGCGGCGACCCAGGATCTTTCCAGTCAGACAGATGCCCTGCGCGATTTGATTGCGCAATTCCGTATTGAGGCTGACCGATCGATGGGATCGCGCGCGGCTTGA
- a CDS encoding LysR family transcriptional regulator, with product MKNVSWDSYQLFLDVARHRGLTGAAEVCGLSPATLGRRMLALEQELGLVLFHRSQTGYSLTADGRALLAHLEELETASRKVEAWRRGTAGDALVRITVGTWIGWLISENFSALRKEKDAFRIDLFIGEQRASLAHRETDIGIRAFEPEELNLASSLLGEVAYAPYRARNTDDAGEERWLAIDDQNAISAYLRWPLENRRNQVVATVNRPRSLKDLALAGAGIAVLPCFVGDLEPGLQRAGDELVSLKHRQWIVMNNDDRHRAEIRTVVDRITELLKAHSDLIAGRRPSRG from the coding sequence ATGAAAAATGTGTCTTGGGACTCCTATCAGCTCTTTCTGGATGTCGCCCGACATCGCGGCCTCACGGGAGCGGCTGAAGTCTGTGGTCTGTCACCTGCCACACTCGGCCGGCGGATGCTGGCTCTCGAACAGGAACTCGGGCTTGTTCTTTTCCATCGTAGCCAGACCGGCTACTCGCTGACCGCAGACGGTCGAGCCCTGCTCGCACATCTTGAAGAGCTGGAGACCGCATCCCGTAAAGTGGAAGCCTGGCGGCGGGGCACCGCTGGCGACGCTCTGGTGCGCATAACCGTCGGCACCTGGATCGGCTGGTTGATCTCTGAGAACTTCTCTGCGCTTCGCAAGGAGAAGGACGCCTTTCGAATTGACCTGTTCATTGGCGAACAGCGGGCAAGCCTCGCCCATCGAGAGACCGATATTGGCATTCGCGCCTTTGAACCCGAAGAATTGAATCTTGCATCATCCCTTCTTGGAGAGGTGGCCTACGCACCTTACCGCGCCCGCAATACGGACGATGCAGGTGAAGAGCGCTGGCTTGCAATTGATGATCAGAACGCAATCTCGGCCTATCTTCGCTGGCCGCTGGAAAACCGTCGCAACCAGGTGGTCGCCACGGTGAACCGACCGCGATCGCTGAAGGATCTCGCTTTGGCGGGAGCCGGTATTGCAGTCCTGCCGTGCTTCGTCGGAGACCTTGAGCCCGGTTTGCAGCGTGCAGGCGACGAGCTTGTCAGCCTGAAGCACAGGCAATGGATCGTAATGAACAATGATGATCGGCATCGGGCCGAGATCAGAACGGTGGTTGATCGAATAACCGAGCTTCTGAAGGCTCATTCAGACCTGATTGCAGGACGCCGCCCAAGTAGAGGCTGA